The proteins below come from a single Leptidea sinapis chromosome Z, ilLepSina1.1, whole genome shotgun sequence genomic window:
- the LOC126979098 gene encoding OCIA domain-containing protein 1-like has product MSGKKHEDKPCTEDLCPPTRNVTHPLRYYEFTNEELKALEECDQESFYQRCVPLSTLFATATYAAVKYGVLKRNPHFGAVPKVLTAILLGHIFGRMSYLSSCELKLRELPPNSHLGKVMRNYYQERYPPPPKK; this is encoded by the exons ATGAGTGGGAAAAAACATGAAGATAAGCCCTGCACTGAAGATTTATGTCCACCCACACGCAACGTTACTCACCCATTG AGATACTACGAGTTCACAAATGAAGAGCTTAAGGCGCTGGAAGAATGCGACCAAGAGAGTTTCTACCAACGCTGTGTCCCTCTTAGCACACTATTTGCTACGGCCACATACGCTGCTGTTAAATATG GGGTCCTGAAGCGAAATCCACATTTTGGAGCTGTGCCTAAGGTTTTGACGGCGATATTGTTGGGTCACATTTTTGGACGGATGTCTTACTTGTCATCATGTGAACTTAAATTGAGAGAGCTTCCACCAAACAGCCACTTAGGGAAAGTAATGCGGAATTATTACCAAGAAAGATATCCGCCGCCTCCTAAAAAATGA
- the LOC126979056 gene encoding uncharacterized protein LOC126979056, giving the protein MELALIIALACTAGSAERYDDYSSARMPDYHMHNEDSRDDYSERPSDISAPPLDYSYEDERRERAAQNIEHEREVGDVWHKERKKNKPVAFVEDYNSQDLYKYSNTPDEEHKLYARRRDDSNRLHNRRKKIDTKDELYSKNSRSRFIDEDVPYNDHLQGIEEDMLENKRDIKEKKKTVHRHNIVNNRKVKRRKTRNRENTDILDSEDVLTAEKVFDVDERVDNEKRKWDLDEPRALQPAQDDDIRLKPNERRAGKGYADYDQYNDMKRVERIKNKMPALLHRTTVREFMAPSARPIIDWPLRRAKLPDEPEDSNNYRKNFPIDASITKSSIIPKVSIFGKTTTNNGEVIITKGIVSGSSELSLAEKSKLSILKKAQRKEILPNVTITTKPPVLMLVTQRMQTMVMVEPPQSKVERLRPREISEDTPERIARAKKLMRHKLLSNAKNIHELINNWDDMVCDYIDVSLLNEAAWIKTPSLLLFFSYLSSAWVFD; this is encoded by the exons ATGGAATTGGCGCTGATCATAGCTCTCGCCTGTACTGCTGGTAGCGCAGAACGCTATGATGATTACTCCAGCGCACGTATGCCAGACTATCATATGCATAACGAAGATTCACGAGATGATTACTCAGAACGACCATCAGACATCTCAGCGCCACCTCTCGACTATTCATACGAAGATGAAAGAAGAG AAAGAGCTGCTCAGAATATAGAACACGAAAGAGAAGTCGGTGATGTATGGCATAAAGAGCGTAAGAAAAATAAACCAGTAGCATTTGTAGAAGATTATAATAGTCAAGATTTATATAAGTACTCCAATACGCCAGATGAAGAACACAAGTTATATGCTAGACGTCGAGACGATTCTAATAGACTGCACAATAGACGTAAGAAAATAGATACTAAAGATGAACTTTACTCTAAAAATAGCCGAAGTAGATTTATCGACGAAGATGTTCCCTATAATGACCATTTACAAGGAATCGAGGAGGACATGCTAGAAAACAAAAGGGATATTAAGGAAAAAAAGAAAACTGTGCAccgccataatattgtaaataatagaaAAGTTAAACGACGAAAAACAAGGAACCGAGAGAATACCGATATACTTGATAGCGAGGACGTCTTGACTGCTGAAAAAGTATTTGATGTAGATGAGAGGGTAGACAATGAAAAGAGAAAATGGGACTTGGATGAGCCTCGAGCGCTACAACCAGCACAAGACGATGACATCCGTTTGAAACCAAATGAACGAAGAGCTGGTAAAGGTTACGCAGATTATGATCAATACAATGATATGAAAAGGGTCGAGagaatcaaaaacaaaatgcCAGCGCTTCTTCATCGAACAACAG TGAGAGAATTCATGGCTCCGAGCGCTCGACCAATTATTGACTGGCCGTTACGTCGGGCTAAACTTCCAGACGAACCAGAAGACTCTAATAATTACAGAAAAAATTTCCCAATAGATGCTTCAATTACTAAATCTTCTATTATTCCTAAAGTGTCGATATTTGGTAAAACAACAACTAACAATGGAGAGGTAATAATAACGAAAGGTATTGTTAGTGGGAGTTCTGAACTATCTTTAGCTGAGAAATCTAAGCTGTCAATTCTTAAAAAAGCACAGAGAAAAGAAATATTACCAAACGTTACGATAACGACAAAACCACCCGTACTTATGCTTGTTACGCAGCGCATGCAAACAATGGTGATGGTTGAGCCACCACAGTCAAAAGTAGAGCGTTTGAGACCACGAGAAATATCAGAAGACACACCTGAACGTATTGCCCGAGCTAAGAAGCTGATGCGACATAAGTTGCTCTCAAATGCAAAGAATATTCATGAGCTGATCAACAATTGGGACGATATGGTTTGCGACTACATCGATGTTTCTCTGTTGAATGAAGCTGCATGGATAAAAACTCCTTCcttacttctttttttttcttatttaagttCTGCTTGGGTCTTTGACTGA